A genomic region of Chloroflexota bacterium contains the following coding sequences:
- a CDS encoding aspartate ammonia-lyase, which produces MSAEFRVEKDSLGEVQVPAWALYGAQTQRAVQNFPISGLKQYPAFIWSMATIKKAAALVHQDLALLDAKMAAAIVQAADEVIDGKLNDHFVVDPFQAGAGTSHNMNINEVISNRANQILGYEIDDPKKPVNPNDHVNMAQSTNDTIPTALRLGALWRLDELVNTVIGLAEVLAAKGQEFDHVLKSGRTHLQDAVPVRLGQEFNAYAKAVRLDAKRIQAAGDRLRELGIGGTATGSGLNAHPEYHARMVTKLIGLTGIDLRTSDDLFERMQSMGDQADFSGSMRALCVTLIRIANDLRLLASGPATGLDEIRLPAVQPGSSIMPGKVNPVLAEMLNQACFHVMGNDHAVTLAAQAGQLELNVMMPIIGYNIFQMMDVLIGAVKAFTEKCVLGIQANEEKATGWLAKNAILVTALNPTIGYLKGAEVAKEAMATNRTIREVVVEKGYLTAEEADSLLDVRAMTEGGIFGGGGAGG; this is translated from the coding sequence TTTCCCCATCAGCGGGCTGAAACAGTACCCTGCATTCATTTGGTCAATGGCGACGATCAAAAAGGCCGCCGCTCTTGTCCACCAAGATTTAGCGTTGCTCGATGCCAAAATGGCCGCAGCGATTGTGCAAGCAGCCGATGAAGTGATCGATGGCAAATTAAACGATCACTTTGTGGTTGACCCATTCCAAGCTGGCGCTGGTACTTCGCACAATATGAATATCAACGAAGTGATCTCTAATCGGGCTAACCAAATTTTGGGCTACGAGATTGACGACCCCAAAAAGCCCGTCAACCCCAACGATCACGTTAATATGGCTCAAAGCACCAACGACACGATTCCAACCGCGTTGCGTTTGGGCGCGTTGTGGCGCTTAGATGAGTTGGTCAATACGGTAATTGGCTTGGCCGAAGTATTGGCTGCCAAAGGCCAAGAGTTCGATCATGTGCTCAAATCAGGGCGCACCCACTTGCAAGATGCTGTGCCAGTGCGCTTGGGCCAAGAATTCAATGCTTATGCCAAAGCTGTTCGGCTTGATGCCAAACGCATCCAAGCTGCTGGCGATCGTTTGCGTGAACTGGGCATTGGTGGCACAGCCACTGGCTCAGGCTTGAACGCTCACCCCGAATATCACGCTCGCATGGTCACCAAATTGATTGGTTTGACTGGGATCGATTTGCGCACGTCAGACGATTTGTTTGAACGCATGCAAAGCATGGGCGACCAAGCCGATTTCTCTGGCTCAATGCGGGCTTTGTGTGTCACCTTGATTCGGATTGCCAACGACCTGCGTTTGTTGGCTTCTGGCCCAGCAACTGGCTTGGACGAAATTCGTTTGCCAGCAGTTCAGCCAGGTTCGTCGATTATGCCTGGTAAAGTCAACCCAGTCTTGGCCGAAATGCTCAACCAAGCCTGTTTCCATGTGATGGGTAATGATCACGCAGTAACCTTGGCTGCCCAAGCTGGCCAGTTGGAACTTAACGTGATGATGCCAATCATCGGCTATAACATTTTCCAAATGATGGATGTCTTGATTGGCGCAGTCAAGGCCTTTACCGAAAAGTGTGTCTTGGGTATTCAAGCCAACGAAGAAAAAGCTACAGGTTGGTTGGCCAAGAACGCCATTTTGGTAACCGCGCTCAACCCAACGATTGGCTATCTCAAAGGCGCTGAAGTGGCCAAAGAAGCCATGGCGACCAACCGCACGATTCGCGAAGTGGTGGTCGAAAAAGGCTATTTGACTGCTGAAGAAGCCGATAGCTTGCTCGATGTTCGTGCTATGACCGAAGGCGGGATCTTCGGTGGCGGCGGCGCTGGCGGCTAA